In the Thermosipho japonicus genome, one interval contains:
- the iorA gene encoding indolepyruvate ferredoxin oxidoreductase subunit alpha, with protein sequence MAKVTDMVLLNKPGEKILLLGNHAIARGALEANIAIFAAYPGTPSSELTDTMAAVAKDAGVYMEYSTNEKVAFETALSAAWSGLRSMTAMKHVGLNVAADTFMSAVGMGVEGGFVVMVADDPSMWSSQNEQDTRVFGKFANVPVLEPCSVQEAKDLTKYAFEISEKFKHMVILRTTTRSSHMRGDVVLGELPDEIVNKVRRHGNFEKDPTRFVDIPAHSRNFHPKILENIEKIREEFANCPFNKIEGNGKVGIIAPGLSYAYVKEALSWLNIDDVKILKLATPFPVPYKLVEEFLKGLEKVLIVEELEPVVEEQIKMWAYDKGLNIPIYGKNIVPRIYEMDTKRAVIAISKFLGIETPINFEELDEKYKEISSVLPPRPPSLCPACPHRNSFFAINKATRKKAIFPSDIGCYTLGVLPPLNAVDTTVAMGGSIGVAHGLSVALNGATNEETYEKKQVVVATIGDSTFYHTGLPAIANAIYNRSNILVVVVDNEITAMTGDQPNPGTGDTPHGVGKRIPIEDVVKAMGADFVEVVNPYDIKKTTEVIKKALEVEGVSVVVSRQVCALYRVGKAKRNKEKLPLYKVNTDKCTGCKVCISTFGCPAIFWDAENNKAKIDPTMCWGCGSCAQVCPFGAFELVKEAE encoded by the coding sequence ATGGCAAAAGTTACTGATATGGTATTACTTAACAAGCCTGGAGAGAAGATTTTGCTTCTTGGAAACCATGCTATTGCAAGAGGTGCACTTGAAGCAAACATAGCAATTTTTGCAGCATATCCAGGTACTCCAAGTTCTGAGCTTACAGACACTATGGCGGCAGTTGCAAAAGACGCAGGAGTTTACATGGAGTATTCTACAAATGAAAAGGTTGCTTTTGAAACAGCCCTTTCTGCTGCATGGAGTGGTCTTAGATCCATGACAGCTATGAAACACGTTGGTTTAAACGTTGCTGCAGATACATTTATGAGTGCCGTTGGAATGGGTGTTGAAGGCGGATTTGTTGTTATGGTCGCAGATGATCCAAGTATGTGGTCATCTCAAAATGAGCAGGATACAAGAGTCTTTGGAAAATTTGCTAATGTTCCAGTTCTTGAACCTTGCAGTGTTCAAGAAGCAAAGGACTTGACAAAATATGCGTTTGAGATTAGTGAAAAGTTCAAACATATGGTGATTCTTAGAACAACAACGAGATCTTCTCATATGAGAGGAGATGTTGTCTTAGGAGAACTTCCGGATGAGATAGTAAATAAAGTAAGAAGACATGGAAATTTTGAAAAAGATCCAACAAGGTTTGTTGATATTCCTGCACATTCTAGAAATTTCCATCCAAAAATTCTTGAAAATATCGAAAAAATACGCGAAGAATTTGCAAATTGTCCATTTAACAAGATTGAAGGAAACGGAAAGGTTGGAATTATTGCACCGGGACTTTCATATGCATATGTAAAAGAAGCACTTTCTTGGTTGAATATTGATGATGTAAAGATTTTAAAGCTTGCAACACCTTTCCCAGTTCCATATAAATTAGTTGAGGAGTTCTTAAAAGGACTTGAAAAAGTATTGATTGTTGAAGAACTTGAACCTGTAGTTGAGGAACAAATAAAGATGTGGGCGTATGATAAAGGATTAAATATACCAATATATGGGAAAAATATTGTCCCAAGAATATATGAAATGGATACAAAGCGTGCAGTTATTGCAATTTCGAAATTTTTGGGTATTGAAACTCCAATAAACTTTGAAGAATTGGATGAAAAATATAAAGAAATTAGTAGTGTTCTTCCTCCAAGACCACCTTCATTGTGTCCAGCATGTCCACATAGAAATTCTTTCTTTGCGATAAATAAAGCAACAAGAAAGAAAGCAATATTCCCAAGTGATATAGGTTGTTATACACTTGGAGTACTTCCACCATTAAACGCTGTTGATACAACAGTTGCAATGGGTGGTTCGATTGGAGTTGCACATGGATTAAGTGTGGCGTTAAATGGCGCAACAAATGAAGAGACATATGAAAAGAAACAAGTTGTAGTTGCGACAATAGGAGATTCTACATTCTATCATACAGGTCTTCCAGCAATTGCAAATGCTATATACAACAGATCAAATATTTTGGTTGTTGTAGTAGACAACGAGATAACTGCAATGACTGGAGACCAACCAAATCCTGGAACAGGTGATACTCCACATGGTGTTGGAAAGAGAATACCAATTGAAGATGTTGTAAAAGCTATGGGTGCTGATTTTGTGGAAGTTGTTAATCCATATGATATAAAGAAAACGACGGAAGTTATAAAGAAAGCACTTGAAGTTGAAGGAGTAAGTGTTGTTGTATCAAGACAAGTTTGTGCACTTTACAGGGTAGGTAAGGCAAAGAGGAATAAAGAAAAATTGCCACTGTATAAAGTAAACACAGATAAATGTACAGGATGTAAGGTTTGTATTTCTACATTTGGTTGCCCAGCTATTTTCTGGGATGCAGAAAATAACAAGGCAAAGATTGATCCAACGATGTGCTGGGGTTGTGGAAGCTGTGCACAAGTTTGTCCATTTGGTGCTTTTGAATTGGTAAAGGAGGCGGAATAA
- a CDS encoding indolepyruvate oxidoreductase subunit beta — protein MVAVKEYNIVITGVGGQGILTAANLLGWAALNEGYKVRVGEVHGMSQRFGSVISYVRFGENVYGSMVPEGKADVILSFEPVEALRYINYLKEGGLVFTNSRPIQPVQVAMGLANYPSHEQIKDIVENKFNAKYISFDAESIAKDAGNIIATNVVLIGALTQTPDFPLSPESIREVIKVSVPKKAVDLNMKAFDMGIKTAQELLK, from the coding sequence ATGGTTGCAGTTAAAGAATATAATATTGTTATTACTGGAGTCGGTGGCCAGGGAATTTTAACTGCTGCAAACCTTTTAGGATGGGCTGCTCTTAACGAAGGATACAAGGTAAGAGTTGGAGAAGTCCATGGTATGAGTCAAAGATTTGGTAGTGTTATTTCATATGTTAGATTTGGTGAGAATGTATACGGTTCAATGGTACCTGAAGGAAAAGCAGATGTTATCCTTTCTTTTGAACCTGTAGAAGCATTAAGATACATAAATTATTTAAAAGAAGGAGGACTTGTATTTACAAATTCTAGACCAATACAACCAGTCCAGGTTGCAATGGGACTTGCAAATTATCCATCTCATGAACAGATAAAAGATATAGTAGAGAATAAATTTAATGCAAAATATATAAGCTTTGATGCAGAAAGTATAGCTAAAGATGCAGGAAATATAATAGCAACAAATGTTGTTTTAATAGGTGCTTTGACTCAAACTCCTGATTTTCCACTTTCTCCTGAATCTATTAGAGAAGTTATTAAGGTTAGTGTTCCAAAAAAGGCAGTTGATTTAAATATGAAAGCCTTTGATATGGGAATTAAAACTGCGCAAGAGCTTTTAAAGTAA
- a CDS encoding inorganic phosphate transporter, with amino-acid sequence MYVIFSVFFGILLGSNDSANIFGPSVENGVLRYKIATKVAALSVFLGALIGGEKGIRTISNFSNMSLYFAAISVFSAALTMLILSKIGIPSSSSQAIVGAILAVGILNNNVNWKILIKLVIAWVTTPVGGIIFGFLLYRILSVPFNKIRSFWVREKVIVISTLLVGAYGSYALGANNVANITGVFANQIGIKMAALVGGLSMAVGALFSNKKVMYTVSKKIIELDYFSSAISILGQSITVWIYSVIGIPVSVSQAIVGAVIGTGLARGSKLTNKKIIFQIITTWVATPLFSGLFTIIVYYFSKIFF; translated from the coding sequence TTGTATGTAATATTTTCAGTGTTTTTTGGTATACTCCTTGGTTCTAATGATTCTGCCAATATATTTGGTCCCTCAGTTGAAAATGGGGTTTTAAGATATAAAATAGCTACTAAAGTAGCGGCATTGAGTGTGTTTTTAGGAGCGTTAATTGGTGGAGAAAAAGGAATTAGAACAATAAGTAATTTTTCTAACATGTCACTTTATTTTGCCGCAATATCTGTTTTTTCAGCGGCTTTAACTATGCTAATTCTTTCAAAAATTGGTATTCCATCTTCATCTTCTCAAGCAATTGTTGGAGCGATATTAGCTGTAGGTATATTAAATAACAATGTTAATTGGAAAATTTTAATTAAATTAGTTATTGCATGGGTTACCACACCTGTTGGGGGAATTATTTTTGGCTTTTTACTTTATAGAATACTTTCTGTGCCGTTCAATAAGATAAGATCTTTTTGGGTTAGGGAGAAAGTAATAGTAATTTCTACGTTATTAGTTGGTGCGTATGGATCATACGCTTTAGGTGCAAATAATGTTGCAAATATTACCGGAGTATTTGCAAATCAAATAGGAATAAAGATGGCAGCTCTTGTTGGAGGATTAAGCATGGCTGTTGGTGCACTTTTTAGTAATAAGAAAGTAATGTATACAGTCAGTAAAAAAATTATAGAACTTGATTACTTTTCTTCTGCCATTTCTATCCTTGGCCAATCTATCACCGTATGGATCTATTCTGTTATCGGAATACCGGTTTCTGTGTCTCAAGCGATAGTGGGAGCAGTAATTGGGACTGGCCTTGCAAGAGGTTCAAAGCTAACAAACAAAAAGATTATTTTTCAAATTATTACAACATGGGTAGCTACACCTCTTTTTTCAGGATTATTTACAATTATTGTTTATTATTTTTCAAAAATCTTTTTTTGA